The following are encoded together in the Pirellulales bacterium genome:
- a CDS encoding aspartate aminotransferase family protein, with protein MAATAKPQTPRLPICDHAPAPYDGPSRDEVMALRRKYLTPGLITYYRDPLMVVEGHMQYVWDERGRRYLDAIAGIVTVSVGHCHPYIVEKVREQAGKLQHATTIYLHPTIGLLGKKLAEHMPADSELNLSYFTNSGSEANELAILMSREFTGRSEIISLRNGYHGGTQGTMALTAVGTWKFPSNPPTTVKNATPGYCYRCPYGLTYPTCDIRCARDIEPLIRYETSGNPACFIAEPIQGVGGTVTPPPEYFQIIYDIVRRHGGLCIADEVQTGFGRTGTHFWGFENWGVTPDLVTMAKGIGNGAPLGACVTRAEIAHTTTNRVHFNTFGGNPISMTQGLATLEVIDRENIQENARVVGGYLKDRLLDLQQRQPLVGDVRGMGLMLGVELVRDRESKEPATTETADLLEHCKERGLLLGKGGLYGNVLRIKPPMCLTKDDVDFLVECLAETLTALKRP; from the coding sequence GTGGCCGCCACTGCAAAACCTCAAACCCCGCGGCTTCCAATCTGTGATCACGCGCCGGCGCCCTACGACGGCCCCAGTCGAGACGAGGTGATGGCCCTGCGCCGAAAATATCTCACGCCCGGACTGATCACTTATTATCGCGACCCGCTGATGGTCGTCGAAGGGCACATGCAGTACGTCTGGGACGAGCGCGGGCGGCGCTATCTCGACGCCATCGCGGGAATCGTCACCGTCTCGGTCGGGCATTGTCATCCGTACATCGTCGAAAAGGTGCGCGAGCAGGCAGGCAAGCTGCAGCACGCCACGACGATTTACCTTCACCCGACGATCGGGCTGTTGGGCAAAAAACTGGCCGAGCACATGCCGGCTGATTCTGAGCTGAACCTTTCCTATTTCACCAACTCCGGCAGCGAAGCCAACGAATTGGCGATCCTGATGTCGCGCGAGTTCACCGGTCGCTCCGAGATCATCTCGCTGCGCAACGGCTATCACGGCGGCACCCAAGGCACGATGGCGCTGACGGCCGTTGGCACTTGGAAGTTTCCCAGCAATCCGCCCACGACTGTCAAGAATGCCACGCCCGGCTATTGCTACCGCTGTCCCTACGGTCTGACCTATCCCACCTGCGATATCCGCTGCGCGCGCGACATCGAGCCCTTGATTCGCTACGAAACTTCGGGCAATCCAGCGTGCTTCATCGCCGAGCCGATCCAGGGCGTTGGCGGCACCGTGACGCCGCCGCCGGAATACTTTCAGATTATCTACGACATCGTCCGTCGTCATGGCGGATTGTGCATCGCCGACGAAGTGCAAACCGGCTTCGGACGCACGGGCACGCACTTCTGGGGATTCGAGAATTGGGGCGTGACACCCGATCTGGTGACCATGGCCAAGGGCATCGGCAACGGCGCGCCGCTGGGGGCTTGTGTCACCCGCGCCGAGATCGCCCACACGACGACCAACCGCGTCCATTTCAACACGTTCGGCGGCAATCCAATCTCGATGACGCAGGGCCTGGCCACGCTGGAAGTGATCGATCGCGAGAACATCCAGGAAAACGCCCGCGTCGTGGGCGGCTATCTCAAGGACCGGCTACTCGATCTACAGCAGCGCCAGCCATTGGTGGGTGACGTGCGCGGGATGGGATTGATGCTGGGAGTCGAGCTGGTGCGCGATCGCGAATCCAAAGAGCCGGCAACCACCGAAACCGCCGACCTGCTGGAACACTGCAAAGAGCGTGGCTTACTGTTGGGCAAGGGAGGGCTATATGGGAACGTACTGCGCATCAAGCCGCCGATGTGCCTCACCAAGGACGACGTCGACTTTCTCGTCGAGTGCCTGGCCGAGACACTCACAGCGTTGAAGCGGCCCTAA
- a CDS encoding CoA-acylating methylmalonate-semialdehyde dehydrogenase has product MALPVSDHRVQPIDVPVYIAGCFEPSASDRRGDVFNPSTGFVQARVPLCTAEEVDRAVLAAAAAIAAWSETPAVERARVMFRFRERLQARFEELAALVTREHGKTISEARAEMQRGIEMVEFSCGIPSLLMGQSLENLAPNVDCQTNRHPVGVCVGITPFNFPSMVPLWMFPVALTCGNTFVLKPSEKVPLSAMKFAELLAESGLPEGVFNIVHGDKTAVDALLTHPLVRAISFVGSTSVARHIYETGTAHGKRVQAAGGAKNHLIIMPDADVEQAVKAIQASAFGCAGERCMAGSLAVPVGRIADDVVEGLCRAGQRMKVGATDGGAEVDMGPLINAAHRDRVASYLDVARSEGAEVALDGRSFDLPRDGFLLGPSVVDRVRSDMRLAREEVFGPVLSVMRADDLDEALALGQDCEYGNGACIFTQSGYAAREFQRRFNAGMIGINVGVPAPMAWFPFTGWNKSFFGDLHIQGTEGVQFYTQQKLTMTRWFRSAKESHADPIWKPKQGEA; this is encoded by the coding sequence ATGGCATTGCCGGTTTCCGACCATCGGGTACAACCAATCGATGTGCCGGTCTACATTGCCGGTTGCTTCGAGCCGTCTGCGAGCGACCGTCGCGGAGATGTTTTCAATCCGTCGACCGGTTTCGTGCAAGCCCGCGTTCCCCTGTGCACGGCCGAGGAGGTTGATCGGGCGGTTCTCGCTGCGGCGGCCGCGATAGCAGCGTGGAGTGAAACGCCGGCGGTCGAGCGCGCCCGGGTGATGTTTCGTTTTCGTGAGCGACTGCAAGCGCGGTTCGAGGAACTGGCCGCCCTGGTGACGCGCGAGCACGGCAAGACGATCTCCGAGGCCCGCGCCGAAATGCAGCGCGGGATTGAGATGGTCGAGTTTTCGTGTGGCATTCCCAGTTTGTTGATGGGCCAGTCGCTGGAGAATCTTGCGCCCAACGTCGATTGCCAGACGAATCGGCATCCGGTGGGAGTGTGCGTCGGCATCACGCCGTTCAACTTTCCCTCGATGGTTCCGCTGTGGATGTTTCCGGTGGCGCTGACCTGCGGCAACACGTTCGTGCTCAAACCTTCGGAAAAGGTGCCGCTCTCAGCCATGAAATTCGCCGAGCTGTTGGCCGAGTCGGGTCTGCCCGAGGGCGTGTTCAATATCGTTCACGGCGACAAGACGGCAGTCGATGCGCTGTTGACGCATCCGCTGGTGCGGGCGATCTCGTTTGTCGGCTCGACCAGCGTGGCGCGTCACATTTATGAAACCGGCACCGCGCATGGCAAGCGGGTCCAAGCGGCTGGCGGCGCTAAGAACCATTTGATCATCATGCCCGACGCCGACGTCGAACAGGCCGTCAAGGCCATCCAAGCGTCGGCTTTCGGCTGCGCCGGCGAGCGCTGCATGGCGGGCAGCCTGGCCGTGCCCGTCGGGCGCATCGCCGACGACGTTGTCGAGGGCCTGTGTCGCGCCGGACAGAGGATGAAGGTCGGCGCCACCGATGGCGGCGCGGAAGTCGACATGGGCCCCCTGATCAACGCCGCGCATCGCGACCGCGTGGCGAGCTATCTGGACGTCGCGCGCAGCGAAGGCGCCGAGGTGGCGCTCGACGGCCGTTCGTTCGACCTGCCCCGCGACGGCTTTCTGCTCGGCCCGAGCGTGGTCGACCGCGTGCGCTCGGACATGCGCCTGGCGCGCGAGGAGGTGTTCGGCCCCGTGCTGTCGGTAATGCGCGCCGATGATCTCGACGAGGCGTTGGCCCTTGGCCAGGACTGCGAGTATGGCAACGGGGCCTGCATTTTCACCCAAAGCGGTTATGCCGCGCGGGAGTTTCAGCGCCGTTTCAACGCCGGCATGATCGGCATCAACGTGGGCGTCCCGGCGCCGATGGCCTGGTTTCCCTTCACCGGTTGGAACAAGTCGTTCTTCGGCGATTTGCACATCCAGGGGACCGAAGGAGTGCAGTTTTACACGCAGCAGAAGCTAACCATGACGCGCTGGTTTCGCTCGGCCAAAGAATCGCACGCCGACCCAATCTGGAAACCAAAACAGGGCGAGGCGTAG